AATGATGGGAGCAAAAAGGACAATTTGACGCAAGTTTGCACTTAGTTTAAATAAGGTAAAAGCAGGCTCTGTCACCAAGCACATAAAAATAAAAACAGGTACCAAAGCAATATAAAGAATATGATATTTTTCAAAAAATGATTTGATTCCTTCTTTTGCGTACACAAACCCTAAAAAACCAAGGAGAAAAAGAGCTGTTGAAATAACTCCTACACTTGGTGTAAACATTTTCCAGAGATGGAAAAATCCGAATTCTTTATAATGATCCAATCCACCACCTGTAAGCTGATCCCAAAGAAACAAAGGGTTCCCACTGTGCAACCATCCAAAAAAATTGAGCAATAAAGGAGCGATAAAAAAACCAATTATTGGTAACCATTGCTTCCTTATGATAAACATAAGCCCAATAAAACCAGATGCCAATACCATTTCTTGACGCAGAGTAAACAAATAACCTGCTAACAAAGCCACTGCCCAATATTTTTTCTTTACATAAGCTAATACAATAATGGACAAAACCAGCCCTGTTATTATCTCCGAATAATTTCTAAAGGCAATCTGATACAGCATTGGAATGAATGCAGTAATCACCATTCCTAACGTCCTATAGGGGATTTTAAAATGTTCTATTATTTTTCCTGAAATAAAAGCTGTAGCAGAAGCAAAAAGAATATTGGTCCATAAAACAGCTTTTGCACCAAATAAGGCAGGAATAATATAAGCAATCTTAAATCCTGGTTTCGACCAAGTGGAAAGAATAGAAGAAGGTTCTACCCAAAACTGTTGCATATTTAGAAAATGAGCCGCCTCATCATGCTGATAATATCCTTTTGAATAGGTGCTAAAAACATAATAAACAAGTGCTATAATGGCAGCAACACCAAGATAGAATTTCTCTTTTTGAACAAAACTTTTGAAAGACATAAATATTGATCTAGTTTTTAAAAAGGTCAATTTACTATTTATTTTGAAATATTCTATCCTCTTTTTTAAGGATAAATACTCAAAATTCTGGATGACTAAATGATGTGAATTCAAACTAAAAAACCGCTATAAGCTAACTTATAACGGTTTTTCCATCTAAAAACAAAAATGAGTATTACATCTTTACAAATCGAGTTTGTTGTTCTCCTCGACCATCAGAAGTAATTAATATATAGTTTCCGTTTGGAAGGTCATTAATTGAGATTTTTCTCGCAAAAGCACCTTGTTTTACTACTCTACCTGATAGATCATGTATTCTATATGATTGAGCATTTACAGACTCTATATTTAACAGATCCTGTGCTGGATTCGGATATACATTAATATCCAACTCAGAATCGGTAAGTTCTTCTCCTAAATCATAACCAGGACCAGCATATTTACCTTCCAATCCTTCTTTCTTAGAAATGTTGATTGTGTAATCTTCAGTCTCTCCCCATGTATAATTTCCACAAGGGTTTGGATAAGATCCATATTTCATTACCACACGCATTCTGGTATTTCCTTCCAATGCGTTATTTGGAACAGTAAATGAATAAGAATAATTATTCCCGTTATAAGTTACTCCCTGAACTACTTTTTCATTGTTCTCAAAAGTTCCATTTTGGTTATAATCAATCCACACTCTCCATCTTTCTGAATAATTGCTATAAGCAAATCCTGCACTTAAAGTTAGTGTTACCGTTTCTCCATTAGTTACTTGAGCAATTTGAGAAGTAAAATCTCCATAACCATTATCAGAACTTGTCGCATTTGAAATTGATTTAATTCCTACAAAGTCAATGTATTCATAGTTTTGATAATTTCCTTTTGAGTCACAATAAGGAATAGAAAGTGTCGTAAACGATTCAAGAGTTGAAGCTAATGAGTTATTTCCACTCAAATCCTTAGCAATTACATATACTTGATAATTTGTTACAGCAGACAATCCTGTTAAAGTATAATTAGTATTGTTTGTTGTTCCTAATAAATTATGATTATGGTCGTAAATTTCATAAGATACTACTCCCGAATTATCTGTTGAGGCATCCCAGCTTAAATCAGCTTGATCAAAACTTATATTCGAAACAACTAAGTTTGCAGGAATCGTAGGAGCTTGTGTATCCTCTAGAATGGTTACGGTATAATCCTCTACTTCACCCCAAGTAAACGTTCCACATGATTGCGGATACGAACCATATTTCATAATCACTCTCATTCTTGTGGCTCCTGTCATTGCTGATGCAGGAATGGTAAAGTTTACGGTTTTTATTGCTGCGTTATTAGTACTCGTTTGAACCATTCGCTCGTTGTTCTCAAAAGTTCCATTTTGGTTTAAGTCAATCCAAACACGCCATTTTTCAGAATAAGAACCATAGGTAAATCCTGCACTTAACTGCATTGTTGAAGAACTTCCTTTATATAAATTGGTATTCATATTTGTGTAGTCTCCATAACCATTTGCTTCCTGCCCTGATACATTGTTTAAACTTCCTAATTTTACAAGATCAATAAACTCATAATTTTGGTAGTTTCCAGAAGCTGCACAATAGCTAATAGAATTTGCTAAAGTAGTAAAGGTTTCATCAGCGGTAAATCCAGACTGATTTCCTGCTCCATCTAAAGCTCTTACTTTTACTGTATAATTCGTTGTGGCATTTAAACCTGTAAAATTATAAGTTGTAGCATTTACAGTGGTAACCAAAGTTCCATCTAAATAAACTTCATATCCTGTAACTCCTGCATTATCTGTTGATGCAGACCAAGAAGCTGTTGCTGATGTCGCAGTGATCGATGAAATTGCCAAATTCGTTGGAATTGTTGGTGCTTGAGTGTCAAGAGTGGTAAAAGTTTCATCTGCTGTAAATGCCGATGAGTTTCCTGCACCATCTTTCGCTTTTACTTTTACTGTGTAGTTTGTAAAAGCATTCAATCCCGTAAAATTATAAGTCGTTCCATTTACCGTAGCTACTAAAGCTCCATCTAAATACACTTCATACCCCGTAACACCAATATTATCTGTAGAAGCATTCCATGAAGCAGTTGCTGTAGTCATCGTGATTGATGAAACAGTCAAGTTTGTTGGAATTGTTGGTGCCTCTGTATCTGGAGTAGTGAATGTTGCATCAGCGGTATATGCCGAATAATTTCCTGCCGCATCTTTCGCTCTTACTTTTACTGCATAAGCTGTTAAAGCAGAAAGTCCAGTTAAATTAAATGTCGTTCCTGATACCGTTCCGACTACTGTTCCTTTTAAAGACACTTCATACCCCGTAACACCAATATTATCTGTAGAAACATTCCATGAAGCAGTTGATGTAGTCATCGTGATTGATGAAACCGTCAAGTTCGTTGGAATTGTTGGCGCTTCTGAATCAGGAGTTGTAAAGTTATCAACAACTGAAGATGCCGAAAAAATTACTCAAGAAACTATCCCTAGTACAGTTAAAAA
This genomic interval from Flavobacteriales bacterium contains the following:
- a CDS encoding GEVED domain-containing protein; this encodes MTVSSITMTTSTASWNVSTDNIGVTGYEVSLKGTVVGTVSGTTFNLTGLSALTAYAVKVRAKDAAGNYSAYTADATFTTPDTEAPTIPTNLTVSSITMTTATASWNASTDNIGVTGYEVYLDGALVATVNGTTYNFTGLNAFTNYTVKVKAKDGAGNSSAFTADETFTTLDTQAPTIPTNLAISSITATSATASWSASTDNAGVTGYEVYLDGTLVTTVNATTYNFTGLNATTNYTVKVRALDGAGNQSGFTADETFTTLANSISYCAASGNYQNYEFIDLVKLGSLNNVSGQEANGYGDYTNMNTNLYKGSSSTMQLSAGFTYGSYSEKWRVWIDLNQNGTFENNERMVQTSTNNAAIKTVNFTIPASAMTGATRMRVIMKYGSYPQSCGTFTWGEVEDYTVTILEDTQAPTIPANLVVSNISFDQADLSWDASTDNSGVVSYEIYDHNHNLLGTTNNTNYTLTGLSAVTNYQVYVIAKDLSGNNSLASTLESFTTLSIPYCDSKGNYQNYEYIDFVGIKSISNATSSDNGYGDFTSQIAQVTNGETVTLTLSAGFAYSNYSERWRVWIDYNQNGTFENNEKVVQGVTYNGNNYSYSFTVPNNALEGNTRMRVVMKYGSYPNPCGNYTWGETEDYTINISKKEGLEGKYAGPGYDLGEELTDSELDINVYPNPAQDLLNIESVNAQSYRIHDLSGRVVKQGAFARKISINDLPNGNYILITSDGRGEQQTRFVKM